One Lycium barbarum isolate Lr01 chromosome 5, ASM1917538v2, whole genome shotgun sequence genomic window carries:
- the LOC132641904 gene encoding receptor-like protein 9DC1: MWFAWSHAIWHRVPCFARTMVRGMTLLQQLESLTSLALLNLSYNHLVGCIPKGKQFDTFENCSYQGNDGLHGFPLSKDCDGDDGVPQVTTPVELDQGEEGDSAMISWQAFLIGYCCGLIVVLSVIYIMLATQNPAWFSRMFDEWEHRIVTRIAKAQEKKIVCNLKDSCILSCWDAIKALLSELMMFLKC; the protein is encoded by the exons atgtggtttgCTTGGTCACATGCAATATGGCAcagagtgccgtgtttcgcccggaccatggttcggggcatgacactTCTGCAACAGCTTGAATCTCTTACATCACTTGCACTCTTAAATCTCTCTTACAATCATCTTGTTGGGTGCATCCCCAAAGGAAAACAATTTGATACGTTTGAGAATTGTTCATACCAAGGGAATGATGGTTTACATGGATTTCCACTCTCAAAAGATTGTGACGGTGATGATGGGGTACCACAAGTGACAACTCCAGTTGAGCTAGATCAAGGAGAAGAAGGAGATTCAGCAATGATCAGCTGGCAAGCGTTTCTCATAGGTTACTGTTGTGGTCTAATTGTTGTCCTCTCCGTAATATACATAATGCTGGCAACCCAAAATCCAGCATGGTTTTCGAGGATGTTTGACGAATGGGAACACAGAATTGTTACGAGAATTGCAAAagcacaagaaaagaaaataGTGTGTAACCTCAAG GATTCATGTATATTGAGTTGCTGGGATGCAATAAAAGCTTTACTTTCCGAGCTTATGATGTTTCTAAAGTGTTAA